One Paraburkholderia phytofirmans OLGA172 genomic window carries:
- a CDS encoding copper resistance CopC family protein codes for MNNDRQGWVRAAAKLPMLIAGLAFASAAFAHVFPQKQEPGAGATVAPPAQIRIVFDGPLEPAFSSLTVTDAGGKQVNTEKAVVDAHNAAAIAVPLPPLAAGHYTVHWVAVASDGHRTHGDYAFDVK; via the coding sequence ATGAACAACGATCGACAGGGTTGGGTGCGTGCCGCGGCGAAGTTGCCGATGCTGATTGCCGGGCTTGCTTTCGCAAGCGCTGCCTTTGCGCATGTGTTTCCGCAGAAGCAGGAGCCGGGTGCCGGCGCGACGGTGGCGCCGCCCGCGCAGATCAGGATTGTCTTCGACGGGCCGCTCGAGCCGGCCTTCAGCTCGCTCACGGTCACCGACGCGGGCGGCAAGCAGGTCAATACGGAGAAGGCCGTGGTTGATGCTCATAACGCCGCGGCGATCGCGGTGCCGCTGCCGCCGCTGGCAGCCGGTCACTACACCGTGCATTGGGTGGCTGTCGCTTCCGACGGGCATCGCACGCATGGCGATTATGCGTTCGATGTGAAGTAG
- a CDS encoding hydrogenase expression protein HypE, which yields MAEADNVPYGRKTQHAPALKEVHIIWITAGLGCDGDSVSITAATQPSIEDVILGAIPGLPKVHLHNPVLAYENGDEFLKPFHEAARGELENFVLVMEGSIPNERINREGYWAALGTDPDTQEPITIPQWLDRLAPRALAVVGAGTCATYGGIHAMEGNPTGCMGLADYLGWDWKSKAGLPIVNVPGCPVQPDNFMETLLYLLYQLAGLAPMIPLDEALRPKWLFTRTVHDGCDRAGSYEQAIFASEYGSPNCIVKLGCWGPVVQCNVPKRGWMGGIGGCPNVGGICIGCTMPGFPDKFMPFMDEPPGAVLSSNLIKSYGPLIRSLRKLTNNTLNDEPKWRHNGAKLTTGYHR from the coding sequence ATGGCAGAAGCAGACAACGTCCCCTATGGGCGCAAGACTCAGCACGCGCCGGCGCTCAAGGAAGTGCACATCATCTGGATCACCGCGGGCCTCGGCTGCGACGGCGATTCGGTGTCGATTACCGCGGCGACTCAGCCGAGCATCGAGGACGTGATTCTCGGTGCGATCCCCGGCTTGCCGAAGGTGCATTTACATAACCCCGTACTGGCGTATGAAAACGGCGACGAGTTTCTCAAGCCGTTTCACGAGGCCGCGCGCGGCGAACTTGAGAACTTCGTGCTGGTGATGGAAGGGTCGATTCCAAACGAACGTATCAATCGCGAAGGATATTGGGCCGCATTGGGCACCGACCCCGATACGCAGGAACCAATCACGATTCCGCAATGGCTCGACCGGCTTGCGCCGCGCGCGCTGGCCGTCGTCGGCGCGGGCACCTGCGCGACCTACGGCGGCATTCACGCCATGGAAGGCAATCCGACCGGCTGCATGGGCCTCGCCGATTATCTCGGCTGGGACTGGAAGTCGAAAGCGGGCCTGCCGATCGTTAACGTGCCAGGCTGTCCGGTGCAGCCGGACAACTTCATGGAGACGCTGCTCTACCTGCTTTATCAGCTGGCGGGTCTCGCGCCGATGATTCCGCTCGACGAGGCACTGCGGCCGAAATGGCTGTTTACACGCACCGTTCACGACGGTTGCGATCGCGCGGGCTCGTACGAACAGGCGATCTTCGCCAGCGAATACGGCAGCCCGAATTGCATCGTCAAGCTGGGGTGCTGGGGACCCGTCGTGCAGTGCAACGTGCCCAAACGCGGCTGGATGGGCGGCATTGGCGGTTGTCCGAATGTGGGAGGCATCTGCATCGGCTGCACGATGCCGGGCTTTCCCGACAAGTTCATGCCGTTCATGGATGAGCCGCCGGGAGCGGTGCTGTCGTCGAATCTCATCAAGAGCTATGGTCCGCTGATCCGCAGCCTGCGCAAGCTGACCAACAACACGCTCAACGACGAGCCGAAATGGCGTCACAACGGGGCGAAACTCACGACCGGCTACCATCGCTGA
- a CDS encoding nickel-dependent hydrogenase large subunit: protein MAVSTAPEATASTQAAPGKLVEMNWDPITRIVGSLGIYTKIDFANRRVAECYSTSSIFRGYSIFMKGKDPRDAHFITSRICGICGDNHATCSVYAQNMAYGVKPPAIAEWIVNLGEAAEYMFDHNIFQDNLVGVDFCERMVKETNPGVWDKAQKTPAPNADKHGYKTIADIMTALNPFTGEFYRETLMVSRYTREMFCLMEGRHVHPSTLYPGGVGTVPTIQLFTDYITRLMKYVEFMKKVVPLHDDLFDFFYEALPGYEEVGRRRVLLGCWGSFQDPNVCDYNYNSMTQWGRGMFVTPGVVVDGELVTTDLVDINLNIRILLGSSFYDDWDHEETFVKQDPLGNPVDRKHPWNQTTLPRPQKRKFDGNYTWVMSPRWLDKRTGDHLALDTGGGPIARLWATALAGLVDIGYIKATGHSVKIYLPKTALKPEVEFEWKIPKWSNAIERDRARTYFQAYSAAAALYFAEQALAELHAGRTRTFSDFTVPQEGIGCGFHEAVRGVLSHHLVIRDGKIANYHPYPPTPWNANPRDIYGTPGPYEDAVQNTPIFEENGPDKFKGIDIMRAVRSFDPCLPCGVHMYVGNGKTIDTSHSPTFGVMQGAHT, encoded by the coding sequence ATGGCCGTTAGTACCGCACCTGAAGCGACCGCAAGCACCCAGGCAGCGCCGGGCAAGCTGGTCGAAATGAACTGGGATCCGATTACGCGGATCGTCGGCAGTCTGGGGATTTACACCAAGATCGATTTTGCGAACCGCCGCGTGGCGGAGTGCTACAGCACCTCGTCGATCTTTCGTGGTTACAGCATTTTCATGAAGGGCAAAGATCCGCGCGACGCGCACTTCATCACGAGCCGCATCTGCGGGATCTGCGGCGACAATCACGCGACCTGTTCGGTGTACGCGCAGAACATGGCGTACGGCGTGAAGCCGCCGGCGATTGCCGAATGGATCGTCAATCTGGGCGAAGCGGCCGAATACATGTTCGACCACAACATCTTCCAGGACAACCTGGTGGGCGTGGATTTCTGCGAGAGGATGGTCAAGGAGACCAATCCCGGCGTATGGGACAAGGCGCAAAAAACGCCCGCGCCGAACGCGGACAAGCACGGCTATAAAACCATTGCGGACATCATGACCGCGCTTAATCCGTTCACCGGCGAGTTCTATCGCGAGACCTTGATGGTCAGCCGCTATACGCGCGAGATGTTCTGCCTGATGGAAGGGCGTCACGTGCATCCGTCGACGCTCTATCCGGGCGGTGTGGGTACGGTGCCGACCATTCAGCTATTCACGGATTACATCACGCGTTTGATGAAGTACGTCGAGTTCATGAAGAAAGTCGTGCCGCTGCACGACGATCTGTTCGACTTCTTCTATGAAGCACTGCCGGGTTACGAAGAAGTCGGCCGGCGCCGCGTTCTGCTCGGTTGCTGGGGTTCGTTCCAGGACCCGAACGTGTGCGACTACAACTACAACTCGATGACGCAATGGGGCCGCGGCATGTTCGTCACGCCGGGCGTGGTGGTGGACGGCGAACTGGTGACGACCGACCTCGTCGATATCAACCTGAACATCCGCATCCTGCTGGGCAGTTCCTTTTACGACGACTGGGATCACGAAGAAACCTTCGTCAAGCAGGACCCGCTCGGCAATCCGGTGGACCGCAAGCATCCGTGGAATCAGACCACGCTGCCGCGTCCGCAGAAGCGCAAATTCGACGGCAACTACACGTGGGTGATGTCGCCGCGCTGGCTCGACAAGCGCACGGGCGACCATCTCGCGCTCGATACCGGCGGTGGACCGATCGCACGCTTGTGGGCCACCGCGTTGGCGGGTCTGGTCGACATCGGCTACATCAAGGCGACCGGCCACAGCGTGAAGATCTATTTGCCGAAGACCGCGCTCAAGCCCGAAGTCGAATTCGAATGGAAGATTCCGAAGTGGAGCAATGCGATTGAACGCGATCGCGCCCGCACCTATTTTCAGGCGTATTCAGCGGCGGCCGCTTTGTACTTTGCCGAGCAGGCGCTGGCCGAGTTGCACGCGGGGCGCACCCGCACGTTCAGCGACTTCACGGTGCCGCAAGAGGGCATTGGCTGCGGCTTCCATGAAGCGGTGCGCGGCGTGCTTTCGCATCACCTCGTGATCCGCGACGGCAAGATCGCCAACTATCACCCGTATCCGCCTACGCCTTGGAACGCCAATCCGCGCGATATCTACGGCACGCCTGGGCCCTATGAAGACGCGGTGCAGAACACGCCGATCTTCGAAGAGAACGGGCCGGACAAATTCAAGGGCATCGACATCATGCGTGCGGTGCGCAGCTTCGATCCGTGTCTGCCGTGCGGCGTGCATATGTACGTCGGCAATGGCAAGACGATCGATACGTCGCACTCGCCGACCTTCGGTGTGATGCAGGGAGCGCACACGTGA
- a CDS encoding NifU family protein: MSGERAVAAQQRRIDELIAALEALDDPRARESAKELLQVVLDLHANGLARLMEIVAEAGVIDDAMVAAFERDAGVSALLLLHGLHPQDLPTRVSRAVEKMRPLLGAQGIQIELLDAAEEAVRVRVAGRLQGKHNSVGELQQEIERSIFEAAPEAMRVEIAGLPDVNVHELRFVPHRTEVANDVANEVASRTEAGAQ; this comes from the coding sequence GTGAGCGGCGAACGCGCGGTCGCCGCCCAGCAACGCCGCATCGACGAACTGATTGCGGCGCTGGAAGCGCTCGACGATCCGCGCGCGCGTGAGTCTGCCAAGGAACTGCTGCAAGTCGTCCTCGATCTGCATGCGAACGGCCTCGCACGACTGATGGAGATCGTGGCGGAGGCGGGCGTGATAGACGACGCCATGGTCGCAGCGTTCGAGCGCGACGCCGGCGTGTCGGCGTTGCTGCTTTTGCACGGTTTGCATCCGCAGGATCTGCCGACGCGCGTGTCGCGCGCGGTCGAAAAGATGCGCCCCTTGCTTGGCGCCCAGGGCATCCAGATCGAACTGCTGGACGCGGCAGAAGAGGCCGTGCGTGTGCGAGTCGCAGGCCGCCTGCAGGGCAAGCACAACTCCGTGGGCGAATTGCAGCAGGAAATCGAACGCTCGATCTTCGAAGCGGCGCCCGAAGCGATGCGTGTCGAGATCGCCGGTCTGCCGGACGTCAATGTGCATGAACTGCGCTTTGTGCCGCATCGAACGGAGGTAGCGAATGATGTGGCAAATGAGGTAGCAAGCCGGACCGAGGCCGGCGCACAATGA
- a CDS encoding DUF5947 family protein: MTPAATTRGWVARLRHFVRKADDMQCELCGLPLLADHPHLFETAKRQLYCCCRACALLFGSQQNARYRPVPREAHYLDGFRMSDAQWDALAIPIDIAFFLHDSQAQRVVALYPGPAGGTQSLLDLQAWDELVAGNPLLAQLQPDVEALLVNRSEGARDYYRVPIDQCYALTGVIRARWRGLSGGKEAWDSIHRFFAALKTHGRVPEGLLHA; the protein is encoded by the coding sequence ATGACACCCGCCGCCACGACACGCGGCTGGGTCGCGCGGCTGCGCCATTTCGTGCGCAAGGCCGACGACATGCAGTGCGAGTTGTGCGGCCTGCCGCTTCTAGCCGATCATCCCCATCTGTTCGAAACCGCCAAACGGCAGTTGTATTGCTGTTGCCGTGCTTGCGCGCTGCTGTTCGGCAGTCAGCAGAATGCGCGCTATCGTCCGGTGCCGCGCGAGGCGCATTATCTCGACGGCTTTCGCATGAGCGATGCGCAATGGGACGCGCTGGCGATTCCCATCGATATCGCTTTCTTCTTGCACGATAGCCAGGCACAGCGTGTCGTCGCGCTGTATCCCGGACCCGCCGGTGGCACGCAATCGCTGCTGGACTTGCAGGCGTGGGACGAACTGGTCGCCGGGAATCCGTTGCTCGCGCAACTGCAACCCGACGTCGAAGCGCTGCTGGTCAACCGCAGCGAAGGCGCGCGCGATTATTACCGCGTGCCGATCGACCAGTGTTACGCGCTGACCGGCGTGATCCGTGCACGTTGGCGCGGACTGTCTGGCGGCAAGGAAGCGTGGGATTCGATCCATCGTTTCTTCGCCGCGCTGAAGACCCATGGCCGGGTGCCGGAGGGCCTGCTCCATGCCTGA
- a CDS encoding DUF6084 family protein, which translates to MPDLGFTVELAEVVPFAAAPLLTFRLRIVNTPAQEEIASITLQCQIQIEATRRRYVPAEQYGLDDLFGSPPRWGETLRTLLWTHTTAIAPPFTGECTLDLPVPCSYDFNVAATKYFHGLEEGEIPLMLQFSGTVFYREAGGALQAAPIPWHKEAAYRLPVALWRDMMTRYYPNGAWLCLHRHVFDRLSRYKSRRGLTSWEQAVTSLLDGGEEDIS; encoded by the coding sequence ATGCCTGATCTCGGGTTCACTGTCGAGTTGGCGGAAGTCGTGCCGTTCGCCGCAGCGCCGCTGCTGACGTTCAGGCTCCGTATCGTCAATACGCCGGCGCAGGAGGAGATTGCGAGCATTACCCTGCAATGCCAGATCCAGATCGAAGCGACCAGGCGCCGCTACGTGCCCGCCGAACAATACGGACTCGATGACCTGTTCGGCTCGCCGCCGCGCTGGGGTGAAACGCTGCGCACGCTGCTATGGACGCATACCACGGCGATCGCACCGCCGTTCACCGGCGAATGCACGCTCGATTTGCCCGTGCCGTGCAGCTACGATTTCAATGTGGCCGCAACCAAATATTTTCACGGCCTCGAAGAAGGCGAGATTCCGCTGATGCTGCAATTTAGCGGCACGGTGTTCTATCGCGAGGCAGGCGGCGCGTTGCAGGCCGCGCCGATTCCGTGGCACAAGGAGGCGGCGTACCGGCTACCGGTTGCGCTATGGCGCGACATGATGACCCGCTACTACCCGAACGGCGCGTGGCTGTGTTTGCACCGGCATGTGTTCGATCGCCTCTCGCGATACAAAAGCAGACGGGGTCTCACGAGCTGGGAGCAGGCGGTGACGAGCCTGCTCGACGGCGGCGAGGAGGACATATCGTGA
- a CDS encoding hydrogenase maturation protease, whose protein sequence is MSAVLVAGIGNVFLGDDGFGVEVVRRLREKLAAGELPAFAGWVSIADFGIRGIDLCYALLDGVDSAILIDTMQRGGAPGTLYVIEPSVEEPVGGEPGDPYAMPILLSPHEMDPVKVLQTVRMLGGGCEDVVVLGCEPQDFGFENGDEGRMGLSGTVAAAVEQAVELAVTLVMARMERLSARAA, encoded by the coding sequence ATGAGTGCGGTTCTGGTGGCGGGCATCGGCAATGTGTTTCTCGGCGACGATGGCTTCGGCGTCGAAGTGGTGCGCCGTCTGCGGGAAAAACTGGCGGCCGGTGAGTTGCCGGCATTTGCCGGCTGGGTGAGCATCGCGGACTTCGGGATTCGCGGCATCGATCTTTGCTATGCGCTGCTCGATGGCGTGGACAGTGCGATTCTGATCGACACGATGCAGCGCGGTGGTGCCCCGGGCACGTTGTATGTGATCGAGCCGTCTGTTGAAGAACCCGTTGGCGGCGAGCCAGGCGATCCGTATGCGATGCCGATCCTGTTGTCGCCGCACGAAATGGATCCGGTCAAAGTGCTGCAAACGGTGCGGATGCTGGGCGGCGGTTGCGAGGACGTCGTCGTGCTCGGTTGCGAGCCGCAAGACTTCGGCTTCGAGAACGGCGACGAAGGAAGGATGGGATTGAGCGGCACGGTGGCTGCGGCGGTCGAGCAGGCGGTCGAACTCGCTGTGACGCTTGTGATGGCAAGGATGGAGCGGTTGTCCGCACGGGCCGCTTGA
- a CDS encoding DUF6893 family small protein → MKGFLKYLLLPALVLGVLANMKDIKRYIRIRNM, encoded by the coding sequence ATGAAAGGCTTTCTGAAGTACCTCTTGTTGCCGGCTTTGGTGCTCGGTGTGCTCGCGAATATGAAGGACATCAAGCGCTATATCCGCATCCGCAACATGTAG
- the hypF gene encoding carbamoyltransferase HypF: MNMHTQPAGQSSPPRPAVPGPVGEEIRVRGLVQGVGFRPTVWRLAHACGVVGDVRNDSDGVLIHAWGDAWTLQRFIESLSAECPPLARIDAIERHQLSEAAEASDFRIVASVTGNVQTGVTPDAVICADCAAEIATPADRRYRYPFTNCTHCGPRLSIVQAIPYDRANTTMAAFDLCDACRAEYEDPADRRFHAQPVACPVCGPRVWLEGRHGARADGDDPCRAASLLLRHGSIVAVKGLGGFQLACDACDEAAVARLRQLKRRERKPFALMARDLQAIRRYCTPAPTEVALLHSAAGPIVILQADGAQCVAPSVAPGVGTLGFMLPSTPLHRLLMESIDSALVVTSGNTSDEPPCIDNADARARLGRIADVFLMHDRDIARRVDDSVARVVQGEPRVLRRARGYAPAPLLLPEGFSETPAVLAMGGELKNTFCLARNAQAIVSHHLGDLEDALTYADYRRSVAQYLRLFDHEPQTVALDFHPEYLSRKIGYDLAQTWQVPVVEVQHHHAHLAACMAENGVAFDALPMLGIALDGLGYGDDGTLWGGEFMLADYRGFTRLGTFKPVAMPGGTRAIEEPWRNAYAHLMAAFDWRGFTRQYAGLDVQKFLSRRPRAALDTMIAQRVNSPLASSVGRLFDAVAATLGVCRERVLYEGQAAIELETLVDRHALQDDGDADAYPFEIVSTMPDGLRCIEPRPMWEALLDDVLRGTSVPVIAARFHKGLAIAIVRMAECLADLLTGSVDARSVALSGGVFQNRILFEQVAGRLGATGFRVLTHRQVPANDGGLSLGQAAVAAAQQRHGF; encoded by the coding sequence ATGAACATGCATACACAGCCTGCCGGACAGTCTTCGCCTCCACGCCCTGCGGTCCCCGGACCGGTCGGCGAGGAAATTCGTGTGCGCGGACTGGTGCAAGGCGTCGGCTTCCGGCCGACCGTGTGGCGGCTCGCGCATGCATGCGGCGTGGTCGGCGACGTGCGCAACGATAGCGACGGTGTGCTGATTCATGCGTGGGGCGATGCGTGGACGCTGCAACGTTTCATCGAAAGCCTGAGCGCCGAGTGTCCGCCGCTCGCGCGCATCGACGCGATCGAGCGGCATCAGCTGAGTGAAGCGGCCGAGGCCAGCGATTTCCGGATCGTGGCGAGCGTGACCGGCAATGTGCAGACGGGCGTCACGCCTGACGCGGTGATCTGCGCGGACTGTGCCGCCGAGATCGCCACGCCGGCGGACCGGCGTTACCGTTATCCGTTTACGAACTGCACGCATTGCGGCCCGCGCCTTTCGATCGTTCAGGCCATTCCCTACGATCGCGCCAATACGACCATGGCGGCGTTCGACCTGTGCGACGCATGCCGCGCCGAGTATGAGGATCCCGCCGACCGGCGCTTTCATGCGCAACCGGTCGCGTGTCCGGTATGTGGCCCGCGTGTCTGGCTGGAAGGCCGGCACGGAGCGCGTGCTGACGGCGACGATCCCTGTCGCGCGGCAAGCCTGCTGTTGCGCCACGGCTCGATTGTCGCGGTCAAAGGGCTGGGCGGCTTTCAGCTTGCCTGCGACGCTTGCGATGAAGCCGCGGTGGCGCGTTTGCGTCAACTGAAACGGCGCGAGCGCAAACCGTTTGCGCTGATGGCGCGCGATCTGCAGGCGATACGCCGCTATTGCACGCCCGCCCCAACAGAGGTGGCCCTGCTGCATAGCGCGGCCGGACCGATCGTCATTCTGCAAGCCGACGGTGCGCAGTGCGTCGCGCCAAGCGTTGCACCGGGGGTGGGCACACTCGGTTTCATGCTGCCGTCTACGCCGCTGCATCGCCTGCTGATGGAGTCGATCGACTCAGCGCTCGTGGTGACCAGCGGCAATACCAGCGACGAGCCGCCGTGCATCGACAACGCGGATGCCCGCGCGCGTCTCGGCCGCATTGCCGATGTGTTTCTGATGCATGACCGCGATATCGCACGCCGGGTCGACGATTCGGTGGCCCGCGTGGTGCAGGGCGAACCGCGCGTGTTGCGGCGCGCGCGTGGCTACGCGCCGGCGCCGTTGCTGTTGCCGGAGGGTTTTTCCGAAACACCGGCGGTGCTGGCAATGGGCGGTGAGCTCAAAAACACCTTCTGCCTTGCACGCAATGCTCAGGCGATCGTCTCGCACCATCTCGGCGATCTGGAAGACGCGTTGACTTATGCGGACTACCGCCGTTCGGTGGCGCAGTATCTGCGCCTGTTCGACCATGAACCGCAGACGGTGGCGCTCGACTTCCACCCCGAGTATCTGTCGCGCAAAATCGGCTACGACCTTGCGCAAACGTGGCAGGTTCCCGTGGTCGAGGTTCAGCATCATCACGCGCATCTCGCCGCGTGCATGGCGGAAAACGGCGTCGCGTTCGATGCGCTGCCGATGCTCGGTATCGCACTCGACGGTCTCGGTTATGGCGACGACGGCACGCTGTGGGGCGGCGAATTCATGCTGGCGGATTATCGCGGCTTCACGCGCCTCGGCACATTCAAGCCGGTCGCGATGCCCGGTGGCACACGCGCCATCGAAGAACCGTGGCGCAACGCTTATGCGCATCTGATGGCGGCATTCGATTGGCGTGGTTTTACGCGGCAATACGCCGGGCTTGACGTGCAGAAGTTCCTGAGCCGCCGCCCCCGTGCCGCGCTCGATACGATGATCGCGCAACGCGTCAATAGTCCGCTGGCAAGCTCCGTGGGCCGCCTGTTCGATGCCGTGGCGGCGACGCTCGGCGTGTGCCGGGAGCGCGTGCTTTATGAAGGGCAGGCGGCGATCGAGCTTGAAACGCTGGTCGATCGGCATGCGCTGCAAGACGACGGCGACGCCGACGCGTATCCGTTCGAGATCGTCAGCACCATGCCTGACGGTTTGCGTTGCATCGAGCCGCGGCCGATGTGGGAGGCCTTGCTCGACGACGTGTTGCGCGGTACATCCGTGCCGGTCATCGCGGCGCGGTTTCACAAGGGGCTGGCCATCGCCATCGTGCGCATGGCCGAGTGCCTGGCCGACCTGCTGACAGGCTCTGTCGATGCGCGCAGCGTGGCATTGTCCGGCGGTGTTTTTCAGAATCGCATTCTGTTCGAACAGGTAGCCGGGCGGCTCGGCGCAACGGGTTTTCGCGTGCTGACGCACCGCCAGGTGCCGGCCAACGACGGCGGTCTGTCGCTAGGGCAGGCGGCGGTAGCGGCGGCGCAGCAACGCCACGGCTTTTGA
- a CDS encoding HypC/HybG/HupF family hydrogenase formation chaperone produces MCLGIPGQIVEVTDAANDLALVNVGGVRRVINIAFVIDEGRPASACVGEWVLVHVGFAMSRLDEQEAARTLALLRELGVAQGEMEDMAETGELRGGLRDGLRSAP; encoded by the coding sequence ATGTGTTTGGGCATCCCAGGACAGATCGTCGAAGTGACCGACGCGGCGAACGATCTCGCGCTCGTCAACGTCGGCGGCGTGCGGCGCGTGATCAATATCGCCTTCGTGATCGACGAGGGACGGCCGGCGAGCGCGTGCGTCGGCGAATGGGTGCTGGTGCACGTGGGCTTTGCGATGAGCCGGCTCGACGAGCAGGAAGCCGCACGCACGCTGGCGTTATTGCGTGAACTGGGCGTCGCGCAGGGCGAGATGGAAGACATGGCCGAGACAGGCGAACTGCGGGGCGGCTTGCGCGACGGACTGCGCAGTGCGCCATGA
- a CDS encoding D-sedoheptulose-7-phosphate isomerase — MPEHESLQALYPFLHGARQDADKLDAALLDSVRLKAQDSVDTKRRFFDENGPAVVRIAHAIAEMYRRDGRLFTMGNGGSSCDAAHIAVEFLHPVTTGRPALTAINLVADVAMMTAVGNDVGFSHIFVRQLVAQGRRGDALIGVSTSGNSDNLLTAFTKAKEIGLLTIGLSGHDGGRMAASAAVDHCLVVRSDSIHRVQETHVAIYHILWDLVHTLLADDRGGLAGSAGLAGSAQGGAP, encoded by the coding sequence ATGCCCGAACATGAATCGCTGCAGGCGTTGTATCCGTTCCTGCACGGCGCGCGCCAGGACGCGGACAAGCTCGACGCGGCGTTGCTCGATTCCGTGCGTCTGAAAGCGCAGGACAGCGTCGACACCAAACGACGCTTCTTCGACGAAAACGGTCCGGCGGTGGTGCGGATTGCCCATGCGATAGCCGAAATGTACCGCCGCGACGGCCGGCTCTTCACCATGGGCAATGGCGGTTCGAGCTGCGATGCCGCGCATATCGCCGTCGAGTTTCTGCATCCGGTGACCACGGGCCGTCCCGCGCTGACCGCGATCAATCTGGTGGCCGACGTGGCCATGATGACGGCGGTCGGCAACGATGTCGGCTTCAGCCATATTTTCGTGCGGCAACTGGTGGCGCAAGGACGGCGTGGCGATGCGCTGATCGGCGTGTCGACCAGCGGCAATTCCGACAACCTGCTGACCGCCTTTACGAAAGCGAAAGAGATCGGCCTGCTGACCATCGGGCTGTCGGGCCACGATGGCGGACGGATGGCGGCCAGCGCCGCTGTCGACCATTGTCTGGTGGTGCGGAGCGACAGCATTCATCGCGTCCAGGAGACCCATGTCGCGATCTATCACATTCTGTGGGACCTCGTGCATACGCTGCTTGCCGACGACCGCGGCGGCCTCGCCGGTTCGGCCGGCCTTGCAGGTTCAGCGCAAGGAGGTGCGCCATGA
- the hypD gene encoding hydrogenase formation protein HypD: MKYVDEFRDPHKAKTLEKEIRALVSRIERAKQRPLQIMEVCGGHTHTIFRYGIQQLLPDAVEFVHGPGCPVCVLPMGRVDDCVALAERPEVIFTTFGDAMRVPGSRKSLLKAKADGADVRMVYSPLDALKIAQFNPDREVIFFGLGFETTMPSTAMTVLQAQAKQIHNFSLFCNHITIIPTIKAILDSPDLHLDGFLGPGHVSMVIGTRPYEFIARHYRKPITVAGFEPLDILQSMWMVLRQIEEGRCEVENQYGRVVTEDGNAQALSAVTRVFETREFFEWRGLGSIDHSGVRVRETFAAFDAERKFDVPNLKIADPKACQCGEVLKGVIKPHQCKVFGTACTPESPLGSLMVSSEGACAAYYNYGRIDTSRIDERRVARQSVKSAGMLAPVSLGADGVAAESESVPGLIDDAIATPAMRGHS; the protein is encoded by the coding sequence ATGAAATACGTCGACGAGTTTCGCGACCCGCACAAAGCGAAAACGCTGGAGAAAGAAATTCGCGCGCTGGTGTCCCGCATCGAGCGCGCCAAACAACGGCCGCTGCAAATCATGGAAGTGTGTGGCGGCCACACCCATACGATTTTCCGCTATGGCATCCAGCAATTGCTGCCCGATGCAGTGGAGTTCGTGCATGGTCCCGGTTGCCCGGTGTGCGTGCTGCCGATGGGCCGCGTCGACGATTGCGTTGCGCTGGCCGAGCGTCCGGAAGTGATCTTCACGACCTTCGGCGATGCGATGCGGGTGCCGGGTTCGAGGAAGAGTCTACTGAAAGCGAAAGCCGACGGCGCCGACGTGCGCATGGTCTATTCGCCGCTCGACGCGTTGAAGATCGCGCAGTTCAACCCCGACCGGGAGGTCATCTTCTTCGGACTCGGCTTCGAGACGACTATGCCCAGCACCGCGATGACGGTCCTGCAAGCGCAAGCGAAACAGATCCACAATTTCTCGCTGTTCTGCAATCACATCACGATCATCCCGACTATCAAGGCGATTCTCGATTCGCCCGACTTGCACCTCGACGGTTTTCTCGGCCCGGGGCACGTCAGCATGGTGATCGGCACACGGCCCTATGAGTTCATTGCGCGGCACTATCGCAAACCGATCACGGTGGCGGGATTCGAGCCGCTCGATATATTGCAGTCGATGTGGATGGTGTTGCGGCAGATCGAAGAAGGACGCTGCGAGGTGGAGAACCAGTACGGCCGGGTCGTCACGGAAGACGGCAATGCGCAGGCGTTGTCGGCGGTGACGCGCGTGTTCGAGACGCGCGAGTTTTTCGAATGGCGCGGACTCGGCTCGATCGATCATTCGGGTGTCCGGGTCCGTGAGACGTTCGCCGCCTTCGACGCGGAGCGCAAGTTCGATGTGCCGAACCTGAAGATCGCCGACCCGAAAGCATGCCAATGCGGCGAGGTGCTCAAGGGCGTGATCAAGCCGCATCAATGCAAGGTGTTCGGCACCGCCTGCACGCCGGAGTCGCCGCTCGGCTCGCTGATGGTGTCGAGCGAAGGCGCATGCGCGGCCTACTACAACTATGGGCGCATCGATACGTCACGGATCGACGAACGGCGCGTTGCGCGGCAAAGCGTGAAATCAGCCGGTATGTTGGCGCCAGTGAGCCTCGGCGCAGACGGCGTGGCCGCTGAATCCGAGTCCGTGCCTGGTCTGATAGACGATGCGATCGCTACGCCGGCCATGCGAGGCCATTCATGA